The Pleuronectes platessa chromosome 22, fPlePla1.1, whole genome shotgun sequence region GTGTGCGACAATGCGACACACGTACACGTTCACACACAAGAACAAGACTGACACCTCAGTGTTTTAATTAGCATGACCACAAACAACGTCCTCTATAACATTAAGGCTTTCGTAAAGTCAACACCCATGAATGTTCTTACTTGGATGATTATGTTAAAGGCACACTTGCCAATGCTTCTTCCGGCTGAACCAGATTTTAGTGTAATTAAGCCTTGGTTAAGAGTATATAAGCCACAGAGATCAGATGGGATGTAGGACAGTTGCTCCGCTGAGATATCATATAGAAGTTCAGTGCTGCAGAGTCTCACAAACTCACAGACAACATGAGAGCTGTCGTAGCCttcttgctgctgctgtgtagcCTGGCTGTCAGTCATGGTAATGGTCGTGGTATGATGGGTATGTCTGGTCGTGGacgtcctggtcctggtcctggtcctcgTCCTGGTCCTCGTCCTGGTCCTCATCCTGGTCCTCGTCCTGGTCCTGTCCGTAAGTCACTGTCAGATGATTTTATGTCACAGTGGTTGAAACGGTATTTGTGAGATTTTTTGTCTTAAAAGAAATACAATGTTTCCACACACAGGATGGAACTGCAGGGAGGGTCCTCGGCTGTATGGCGCCATGCAGATTGATGCTGGAATGGGACAAGTGGTTGTAGCAGACAAGTACAAACGGACGTACTTCCTCAGTGGACTTGCCTTCTACAGACTGGGCAGACTGGGCATGAAGCATGTCACAGTGGGAGCTGGGGGATTGTGGGGAACTTGCCATGCCAACAAGGTGTACAAATATGTAGCTGGAGACTTCAAACTTGCCAAAGGTAACTAGAATTACATTGATTTTCTTACTGTATAATGCATTGCAGAGGGGGTTCAGTACAATAATTATACTTGGACAATATAATAAGAACACAGCTGATTTCCAATGTTTGCattgatcttcttcttcttcttggactCGTCTTCAGGTCTGTCTATGTACCAGGTGGATGCTGGCGGTGATGGTCAGATTGTTGGGGTAGGATCCGGCAGACATAACGCCTACTgtctgaaagaggagaaagctTTGGGCTACTGTGGAAGAAACACCCTGAACTGGACTTCCCTCTCAAGAAAGATGATGTACTACAGCTGTGGCCCAAGGATGGGATGCTGGGGAGTCGACAAAAGTCACAGGATCTGGGTCACAAAGGTTGGTCACTGAAATCTCATTTTGGCATCTATCGATTTACTCATTGATCATGACTACATCCCCATGTATGTGCGCTTCTTATGACAGAATATATCACCAACCAACTGCAGCACTAGTGGCTGGACAGCCGTGCCAGGGCCAAGAATGAAAATGATTGAAGTGTCGTCAGACGGGAAAGTTTATGGCGTGACGACAACCGGCAAGATCTACCAAAGGTAAGTCAGGGGTTTTCGGTCTTATATATTACAACCgggtatttaaatatttaaccaaattcaagtatttataccaaaaacaacaaaaataacagcATCAAAGTCCGAAtccagagaaaagaaaatccgAACTTCGAAGTTGATACATTTACAATTGAACATAGTCTTTCCAAGATTTATGGCTCCTATTAAAATCAGTGTAAAGCTTATAAATGGTGTTAGTGTTGCCTGTAATTACAGCTCTCAGTTCATGTCAATTCATAAATGACTTTTCTCTCAATAGAGCTCGCATCACCAACGGTTGCAGACAAGGCAAAAGCTGGGTTCACGTCCCAATATGCATGCCTGTCAGACACGTGTCTTTCGACCAGTGGAATCTCTGGATCGTGACCACCTCTGGTTTGATCATGAAGTGCTCACACTAATGTCATCAGTCTGTCTTGGCTCTCATCCATTCAAAGTTCTTCATTTTCTATCAAATCATTCAGTGCACACAGTTAATAAATGATTAGCgtttgatttttttctacagAGTTAAATCTCTGCTGTAAGTGCACTCATCTTCTCTTTATTAGACAGTTTATGTGGTAATCAGTGAAAAATATGTCTGCAAGAACTGattaattcataaataaatgaatgtggtCTCGAAGCAAGAAAGAAGTGAGCATTGTTGATTCTTCCAAACAAAATGTACTTAAGAGGGGTAACCTTGCTAAAAACCTTTCTTTTTGGTTTCAGTGTGGTTTTAACGCTCCTTGTagagtaaatgtaaatgttcaaaATCAGCAAATTTGATAAAGTTTGATAGCAGAATCACTTCCAAGTGTTTCCTTAAtcaagatatatatttttttataataaacttCAACCGTCACAGACTATGATGTAAAAAACAGACTTCATACCATTATGAAGTTTATTTGAAATGGCTTTCATGATTTGTTCTTCGACAATGTCCTCACCACAACTTCACAATAATGTTTAAATAATCCAGACGATTTTATGTAAAATTctataaatgtaattttattttcaCCCTGCCTTGTACCATGGTAAAAACTGATAGGAAAAACTGAGGGTTTTCTCTTGAACATGGACGGTAACCATAGATGTCAAATGTCCTTACTCACAGTAAGAGATTAAAACACAATGCTTTGTatgagagataaaaaaaaatccacaaagtAAATCATCGCGGCTCAGGTGTTAAAAATCCTTTCAGTTAtctgttgcacttctgtcctGCAAACATGCCTCAATACTGCTCctatggtgtcatccaagtgtccgcaagcgcCAAAGGTTTATGCGGGTAAAAACGTGTGCAAACTAATATTTCACCCGCAGCAAACATATAAGATGATCTACTAACGGTGCGCACTGAGGACTGCATAAAGAATTAAACGTGCTGTCCATTTAGTAAGTTTGCTTCAATGAATATGCATTATCTGGCGTTTCTACCTGAGTGCGCAAAATATTGGGAGGAGTAGATGCAAATACGTTAATTCAGCCCACCAATGTGATTTACAAAGCCTGAAAACAATTGTTGGGATTATGACTAGGTCTATATTTAATACGTTTGAAAGGAAAGTGCTAATCGGCACAGCATTGGGCACAATTGGATGCAGCCAAACAAAACTGAGCATTCACAGCCACTAAACAACATAAAATGTACATTGACTTTCATTTTGTCTTCCTATTTCCTTCTTTTTGccaacattacatttttatctGGGGGTGTTCTTTTTCGCAAGCTGTGCTTGTCTCCAGTGCGTTCATCTCCCCCGGTGCGCTCTTCTACCTCTTCTGTCCCTGGTTTTCTTgtgaccttttttttctccttttgttcTGCTTTATATGTCCGGCCATCTTCTCTTCATTTCATTGgctgttctttttgttttacccACAGCACTTACCTTCTTGCGGATACTCTCCCATATcgcttttctttgtgttgtatTAATATTTCTTAGCTGTAGCTCAACgacatgtttgtttgcctcCTCCACTAACACCTCCAATTCCATGGCATTCAATTTCGCTTTGTGCTTGCTTCCGCCCATGGAAGATTACATTTGATGTAAAAACCCATAAACAGTTAAATAATATCCTACATT contains the following coding sequences:
- the LOC128429132 gene encoding fish-egg lectin, translating into MMGMSGRGRPGPGPGPRPGPRPGPHPGPRPGPVRWNCREGPRLYGAMQIDAGMGQVVVADKYKRTYFLSGLAFYRLGRLGMKHVTVGAGGLWGTCHANKVYKYVAGDFKLAKGLSMYQVDAGGDGQIVGVGSGRHNAYCLKEEKALGYCGRNTLNWTSLSRKMMYYSCGPRMGCWGVDKSHRIWVTKNISPTNCSTSGWTAVPGPRMKMIEVSSDGKVYGVTTTGKIYQRARITNGCRQGKSWVHVPICMPVRHVSFDQWNLWIVTTSGLIMKCSH